GGGTGGACAACATCCTGTGGGGCTCGGACTTCCCGCACCCCGAGGGGACCTGGCCGAACACCCGCACCTGGCTGAAGAACACCTTCCACGACATCCCGGTCGCCGAGACCCGCCGGATGCTCGGCCTGGCCGCGGCCGAGGTCTTCGGCTTCGACACCGGGCGGCTGGCCCCGCTGGCCCGCCGGATCGGCCCCACCCCGGCCGAGCTGGGCCAGAGCGCCGACCAGACGGCGGTGGAGGCCTCCTGGGCCCGGTCGCGCGCGGTGGGCCGCCACTGGCTGACCGGCGAGGACTTCCCGGTGCTGGGGGTGGACCGATGACCGCGCGCAACGCACCGGACGACCGGACGCCGCAGGACGAACGGAGGGCACCGGACGAGCGGAGGGCACCGGACGGCCGGACGGCGGTGCGCGGACCGGGCGGGCGGGCCCCGGGGGAGGACCGCTACACGGTCGTCTCCGCGGACTGCCACGCCGGCGCCGACCTGCTCGACTACAAGCCATACCTGGCCCGGCGCCACCACGAGGAGTTCGACGCCTGGGCCGCCTCCTACGTGAACCCGTACGAGGACCTGCTCGCGGACACCGCGGACCGCAACTGGAACTCGCAGCGCCGGCTGGCCGAACTGGAGGCCGACGGGATCGTCGCGGAGGTCCTCTTCCCCAACACCGTCCCGCCGTTCTTCCCGAACGCCTCGCTGATGGCCCAGCAGCCCACGGCGGCGGAGTTCGAGCTGCGCCTGGCCGGCCTGCAGGCCCACAACCGCTGGCTGGCGGACTTCTGCGCCGAGGCCCCCGGACGGCGGGCCGGCGTGGCCCAGATCCTGCTGGGCGACGTCGACGCGGCGGTCCGGGAGGTCCGCCGGACGAAGGAGGCCGGCCTGACCGGCGGCATCCTGCTGCCGGGCGCCCCGCCGGGCTCCGGGGTGCCCGAGCTCCACTCGGCCGCGTACGACCCCATCTGGGCGGTCTGCGAGGAGCTGGACGTGCCCGTCAACCACCACGGAGGCTCGGCCTCCCCGCCGCTCGGCGACGAACCGGCCGCCCGGGCCGTCTTCATGGTGGAGACCACCTGGTTCTCGCACCGCGCCCTGTGGCACCTGGTCTTCGGCGGCGCCTTCCACCGCCACCCCGGGCTGAAGCTGGTCCTGACGGAGCAGGGCTCGGGCTGGATACCGGGCGTGCTGGACATGCTCGACTACTACCACCGCCGCCTGGTCGCGGCCTCGGCCACGGCCGAGTCCAAGTTCGGCGCGGGCCTGGCCGGTTCGATGGGCCGGCGCCCGAGCGAGGTCTGGCGGGACAACTGCTTCGTGGGCGCGAGCTTCATGCGCCCCCACGAGGTGCCGCTGCGGGACCGGATCGGCCTCGACAAGATCATGTGGGGCAGCGACTACCCCCACGACGAGGGCACCACCCCCTTCTCCCGCGAGGGCCTGCGCATCGCCTACGCGGGCCTCCCGAGGGAGGAGGTCGCGGCGATGGTCGGCGGGAACGCCGCCCGCGTCTACGGCTTCGACCTCGCCCTCCTCGACGCGGTGGCCGCGAAGGCCGGCCCCCTCGTCTCGGAGATCGCCGAACCGCTGACCGAGGTCCCGGCCGGGGCCACCAGCCCGGCCTTCGCCCGCGGCGGCTCGGTCCGCGTCTGGTGACACCGCCCGGCGGGGCGGCCCGGCACCGCACCGGGCCGCCCCGCCGGGCGGCCGGCGGGAGAACCGCCGGTAACCCCGTCGGATACCGATCGGTAACAACCCCTAGCGGCACCCCCGGAGGCGCCTTTATGGTGCGGACATGCCGAACCTGCCCGATGTCGTGCTGTGGTCCATACCAGCCTTCGTGCTGCTCACCGTCGTGGAACTGGTGAGCTACCGGATCCATCCCGACGAGGACGCCGCCGGGTACGAGACCAAGGACGCCGTCACCAGCCTCGGCATGGGACTCGGCAGCCTCGTCTTCGACTTCCTCTGGAAGATCCCGATCGCCCTGGTCTACGCGGCGGTCTACGAACTGACCCCGCTGCGCGTCCCCGTGCTGTGGTGGACCGTCCTGCTGATGCTGCTCGCGCAGGACTTCCTCTACTACTGGCAGCACCGCGGCCACCACGTCATCCGCATCCTGTGGGCCTGCCACGTCGTCCACCACAGCAGCCGCAGGTTCAACCTCACCACCGCCCTGCGCCAGCCCTGGACGAGCGCCACCTCCTGGCCGTTCTACCTGCCGATGATCGCCCTCGGCGTGCACCCGGCCGCCGTGGCCTTCTGCTACTCGGTCAACCTCGTCTACCAGTTCTGGATCCACACCGAGCGCATCGGCAAGCTGCCGCGCCCGGTGGAGTACGTGTTCAACACCCCCTCGCACCACCGCGTCCACCACGCCTCCCAGGGCAGCTACCTGGACCGCAACTTCGGCGGCATCCTGATCGTCTGGGACCGGATGTTCGGCTCCTGGGTGGGCGAGACCGACCGGCCCGTCTTCGGGCTCACCAAGAACATCGGCACCTACAACCCGCTGCGCGTGGCCACCCACGAGTACGCCGCCATCGCCCGCGACGTCCGCGCCGCCGGTGACTGGCGCGAGCGCGCCGGCCGCGTCTTCGGCGGCCCCGGCTGGCAGCCGGCCCCGGCCCCGGCTCATGCCCCGGCCCCCGCAGCCGCCTCCGTGCCGGGGTCCGCAGCCGCCGCGGTGAGCGCTCCCGTACCGGCCCGGGCCTCCGTGCCCGCTTCCGTGCCCGCCGCAGCGGTCTCCGCCCCCGAGCACGGTCCCGGGTCCGCCCCCGCCGGAGTCGCCCAGCCCGTACGGGGGGCCGGCGCGTGAGCGCCGCGCGGTCCGCCGGGACCTCCGCGCCCTCACGGGCCGACGGGCCGGCCCCCGACCGCCGGGAGCGCGCCGGTCGGGCGGCCCTGGCCGGGTTCGCCCTCGCCGCGGCCGGCGACCTCGGGTCCCTCCTCGCCGGCTGGGACCCGGGCCACCTGGTCTTCAAGCCGCTGCTGATGCCGCTGCTCGTCGCGTACGTCCTCACCCGCGGCGCGCCCCGCCTCCTCGTCGCCGCCCTGCTCTTCGGGTGGGGCGGCGACCTGGCCCTGCTCTTCGACGCCGACCCCGCCTTCCTGGTCGGCATGGGCTCCTTCGCCGCCGGCCACGTCTGCTACCTCGTGCTCTTCGGCCGCGGCAGGACCAGCCCCGTGCTCGCGGGCGCGTACGCCGTCGCCCTGCTCGGGACCGTCGCCCTGCTGTGGGGGGACCTGCCGCCCGAACTGCGCGTGCCCGTCGCCGGCTACAGCCTGCTGCTCACCGCCATGGCCTACCGCTCCAGCGCGTTCGGCGCGTGGGCCGGGGCGGGCGGGGCGCTGTTCCTGCTCTCCGACACCCTCATCGCCACCGGGGTCGCCGCCTGGCCGCAGCCGCCCCGCCCCGACTTCTGGATCATGGCCACCTACCTGGCGGCCCAGTACCTGCTGGCCGGCGGAGTGCTCGCCCGGGCCCGGGCGTACGGTGGGGACGTCGCACCCGACGCCACCCACCCCTAGCCGGAGGACTGCACCACCATGCGCGCCACCGTCATCCACGCCCCGTACGACATCCGCGTGGAGGAGGTGCCCGACGCCGCGATCCGCAGTCCCGAGGACGCCGTCGTCCGCGTGCTGCGCGCCTGCATCTGCGGCAGCGACCTCTGGGCCTACCGCGGCGAGTCCGCGCGCCGGCCCGGCCAGCGCATCGGCCACGAGTTCCTCGGCGTCGTCGAGGAGACCGGCTCCGCCGTGTCGGGGCTGCGCACCGGCGACCTCGTCGTCGCCCCCTTCATGTGGTCGGACGGCACCTGCGACTACTGCACCGAGGGCCTGTACACCTCCTGCGAACACGGCGGGTTCTGGGGCTCGGTCGGCCACGACGGCGGCCAGGGCGAGGCCGTCCGCGTCCCGCACGCCGACGGCACCCTGGTGAAGCTGCCCGCCGAGGCCGCCTCCGACGACCACCTGCTGACCGGCCTGCTCGCGCTCTCCGACGTCATGGGCACCGGCCACCACGCCGCCCTGGGGGCCGGGGTGCGCGCGGGCTCCACGGTCGCGGTCGTCGGCGACGGCGCGGTCGGCCTGTGCGGAGTGCTCGCGGCGAAGCGGCTGGGCGCCGAGCGGATCATCGCGTTGGGCCGCCACACCGCGCGCACGGACATCGCCACCCTCTTCGGGGCCACCGACATCGTCGCCGAACGCGCCGAGGCCGCCGAGGCCGCCGTGCGCGAGCTCACCGGGGGCCGGGGCGCCCACGCCGTCATCGAGGCGGTCGGCACCGAGATGTCGATGCGCACCGCCGTGAACATCACCCGCGACGGCGGGGCCGTCGGCTACGTCGGCGTCCCGCACGGCAGCGGCACCGGACTCGACCTCGGCGTCATGTTCGACCGGAACATCACGCTGCGCGGCGGCGTGGCCCCGGTCCGCGCGTACCTCCCCGAGCTGCTGGAGGACGTGCTCGGCGGCGTCATCGACCCGGCCCCCGTGTTCGACCGCACGGTCGCCCTGGACGAGGTTCCGGACGGCTACCGGGCCATGGACGACCGCAGCGCCCTCAAGGTGATGATCAAGGCCTGAACGACGGAGAGGGCCGGGCGGGGAGACCCCGCCCGGCCCTCGCGCGTGCGGTCCGCTACTTGACGGCCTTCAGCGCGTCGACCACGCCGTAGCCGTAGTAGCCGGTCTGGCCCCACTTGCTCTCGCAGGTGGTGGCGTCGACGAGGGTGCCGGTGGCGTCGTAGACCTGCGCCGGGCAGGCCGTCTTGGTGGCCTGGCCCTTGAGCATCGCCTGGAGCTGCGCGGGCGTGGCCCGCGGGTGGGCGCTCTTGAGCAGCGCCGCGACGCCCGCGACGTGCGGGGTCGCCATCGAGGTGCCCTGCTTGTAGCCGTAGCCGCCGCCCGGGACGGTCGACAGCACCCGGCCGTTGGCGTCCGGGGTGGCCGGGACCTGCCACTTGTCGCCACCGGGGGCCGAGACGTCCGCGACGCCCAGGCCGTAGCTGGAGTAGTAGGACTTGAAGCCCTTGTCGCCGGTGGCGGTCACCGTCACCACGCCCGGGAGCTGCGTCGGGACGTCGAGGCAGACCCGCGGGTCGATGGTGCGCGGCACCGGGGTGGTGTCGTTCGGGCTGGTCTCGTCGGTGATCGAGTCGGCCGAGAGGTCGTAGTTCTCGTTGCCGGCCGCGGCGACGTTGAGCACGCCCTTGCGCTCGGCGTACTTGCTGGCCCGGCTGAGGGCCTCCACCAGCGCCTTCTGGTCGTCGTCCGTCTTGCAGTTGAAGTACCAGGGGTCGACGTAGTAGCTGTTGTTGGTCACCTCGATCCCCTTCTCGGCGGCGAACATGAAGCCGCAGACGACGGCCTCCGTGTAGAAGAGGCTGGTCGCGGGCTCGCTCACCTTGATGGCGGCTATCTGCACGCCGGGGGCGACGCCGCTGACGCCGACGCCGTTGCGCGGGGCCGCGATCGTGCCCGCCACGTGCGTGCCGTGGTCGCTGCCGTCCGCGTACGGGCGCCACGCGCCCTCGGAGGTGTCCGCGACACCGCCGACGCAGTTGGCCGACTGCGCCTTGGAGAAGTTCGCGGCGAGGTCCGGGTGGGTGTCGTCGACGCCCGTGTCGATGACGCCCACCGTGACGTTCCGGCTGCCGTCGTTGATCTTGTGCGCCTGGTCGGCCTTGATGGCCCGCAGGTCCCACTGGTTGGACTCCAGCGGCTCCTGGCCCGGCGCCGCCTGCGCCGCGGCCTTGGCGGCGTCCGCCGCGCTCAGCCGCTGCGTCGTGCCCTCCTCGGTGGTCTGCACCGTCGTCAAGGGGGCGGTACGGGTGGCGCCCACGGACACGAACAGGCTTCGCTGCGCGCGCAGTTGCCTGGCGAACTCGGGGTTCTGCGAATGGGCGACGACCACGCCGATCTTGTCGTGCGAGGTCACCACCGTGCCGCCGGCCCGCTCGATGGCCTTCTTCGCCTGCTTCACCGTGCCGTACGCGGTCAGGTTCGCCACGTAGGACATCTTGGGGCCGGAGGTGTCGGGCTTCGCCGCCGTGCTCGCGGCCGCCGTGTTCCCCAGCGGTGCGGCGGAGGCCGCGACCGTCGGAAGGAAGGCGAGCGAAGCGGTGAGCGCCAGGCCGACCGGGACGGCGAGACGGCCGTGCTTCCGAGCGGTACGTGACCCCAGATGCGCCATGGGTTCTCCACATCATCCGTGAAAAAGCCGCCCGGACGCGGTCGCGCCGGGCGGGGTGTATGACACGGAAACCTAGTACCGCTGTTCCCTTCTGCGCCATCCGTTCGAGAAATCAATCTTCAAAGAAACGGGGGGTGTTGAACCGTCCCGACACGCCGTCCGTGCCGTTGACAGGGGGGATCGGCAACACGGTCCCCCTACACGGAGGTTGTTTTGTCCGTCGTCCCCCTCGCACCCGCGCCACTAGGAGAGCCCCCCGTGACGACCAACGACGCAGCAGCGCCACCGCAGGACGACGCGGGAAGGCCCGCGGCTCCCCCCTCGGCCGAGGACTTCACCCGCGTCCAGGAGAGCCCCGACTTCGCCGAACTGCGCAGCTCCTTCCGCTCGTTCGCCTTCCCGCTGACCGTGGCCTTCATCGCCTGGTACCTGCTGTACGTACTGCTGTCGAGCTACGCCGGCGACTTCATGGGAACCAGGCTCTTCGGCAACATCAACGTCGCCCTCGTCCTCGGCCTCGGCCAGTTCGCGACCACCTTCCTGATCGCCTGGCTGTACTCGCGCTACGCCGCCGCCCGGCTCGACCCCAAGGCCGCGGCCATCAAGTCCCGCATGGAGGCCGGAGAATGAGCAGCGCCGCCCCCCTGGCGACCCTCGCGGTCGGAGCCACCGAGCACCGGCCGCTGATCATCACCCTGTTCGGGCTGTTCGTCGTCGCCACCCTCGTCATCACGATCTGGGCCGGCCGCCAGACCAAGGACGCCGCGGACTTCTACGCGGGCGGCCGTCAGTTCACCGGCTTCCAGAACGGCCTCGCCATCTCCGGCGACTACATGTCCGCCGCGTCCTTCCTCGGCATCGCCGGAGCCATCGCCCTCTTCGGCTACGACGGCTTCCTCTACTCCATCGGCTTCCTCGTCGCCTGGCTGGTCGCGCTGCTGCTCGTCGCCGAGCCGCTGCGCAACTCCGGCCGCTACACGATGGGCGACGTCCTCGCGTTCCGGATGCGCCAGCGGCCCGTGCGCACCGCCGCCGGAACCTCCACCATCGTGGTCTCGATCTTCTACCTGCTCGCCCAGATGGCCGGCGCCGGCGTGCTCGTCTCGCTGCTCCTGGGCATCACCAGCGACGGCGGCAAGGTGGCCGTGGTCGCCCTGGTCGGCATCCTGATGATCCTCTACGTGACCATCGGCGGCATGAAGGGCACCACCTGGGTCCAGATGATCAAGGCGGTGCTGCTGATCGCGGGCGCCCTGCTGATCACCTTCCTGGTGCTGCTGAAGTTCGACTTCAACATCTCCTCCCTGCTCGGCCAGGCGGCCGAGAACAGCGGCCAGGGCGCCACGTTCCTCGAACCCGGCCTGAAGTACGGCAAGGAC
Above is a window of Streptomyces subrutilus DNA encoding:
- a CDS encoding amidohydrolase family protein; this translates as MTARNAPDDRTPQDERRAPDERRAPDGRTAVRGPGGRAPGEDRYTVVSADCHAGADLLDYKPYLARRHHEEFDAWAASYVNPYEDLLADTADRNWNSQRRLAELEADGIVAEVLFPNTVPPFFPNASLMAQQPTAAEFELRLAGLQAHNRWLADFCAEAPGRRAGVAQILLGDVDAAVREVRRTKEAGLTGGILLPGAPPGSGVPELHSAAYDPIWAVCEELDVPVNHHGGSASPPLGDEPAARAVFMVETTWFSHRALWHLVFGGAFHRHPGLKLVLTEQGSGWIPGVLDMLDYYHRRLVAASATAESKFGAGLAGSMGRRPSEVWRDNCFVGASFMRPHEVPLRDRIGLDKIMWGSDYPHDEGTTPFSREGLRIAYAGLPREEVAAMVGGNAARVYGFDLALLDAVAAKAGPLVSEIAEPLTEVPAGATSPAFARGGSVRVW
- a CDS encoding DUF485 domain-containing protein — translated: MTTNDAAAPPQDDAGRPAAPPSAEDFTRVQESPDFAELRSSFRSFAFPLTVAFIAWYLLYVLLSSYAGDFMGTRLFGNINVALVLGLGQFATTFLIAWLYSRYAAARLDPKAAAIKSRMEAGE
- a CDS encoding lysoplasmalogenase; translation: MSAARSAGTSAPSRADGPAPDRRERAGRAALAGFALAAAGDLGSLLAGWDPGHLVFKPLLMPLLVAYVLTRGAPRLLVAALLFGWGGDLALLFDADPAFLVGMGSFAAGHVCYLVLFGRGRTSPVLAGAYAVALLGTVALLWGDLPPELRVPVAGYSLLLTAMAYRSSAFGAWAGAGGALFLLSDTLIATGVAAWPQPPRPDFWIMATYLAAQYLLAGGVLARARAYGGDVAPDATHP
- a CDS encoding zinc-dependent alcohol dehydrogenase family protein, encoding MRATVIHAPYDIRVEEVPDAAIRSPEDAVVRVLRACICGSDLWAYRGESARRPGQRIGHEFLGVVEETGSAVSGLRTGDLVVAPFMWSDGTCDYCTEGLYTSCEHGGFWGSVGHDGGQGEAVRVPHADGTLVKLPAEAASDDHLLTGLLALSDVMGTGHHAALGAGVRAGSTVAVVGDGAVGLCGVLAAKRLGAERIIALGRHTARTDIATLFGATDIVAERAEAAEAAVRELTGGRGAHAVIEAVGTEMSMRTAVNITRDGGAVGYVGVPHGSGTGLDLGVMFDRNITLRGGVAPVRAYLPELLEDVLGGVIDPAPVFDRTVALDEVPDGYRAMDDRSALKVMIKA
- a CDS encoding S8 family serine peptidase yields the protein MAHLGSRTARKHGRLAVPVGLALTASLAFLPTVAASAAPLGNTAAASTAAKPDTSGPKMSYVANLTAYGTVKQAKKAIERAGGTVVTSHDKIGVVVAHSQNPEFARQLRAQRSLFVSVGATRTAPLTTVQTTEEGTTQRLSAADAAKAAAQAAPGQEPLESNQWDLRAIKADQAHKINDGSRNVTVGVIDTGVDDTHPDLAANFSKAQSANCVGGVADTSEGAWRPYADGSDHGTHVAGTIAAPRNGVGVSGVAPGVQIAAIKVSEPATSLFYTEAVVCGFMFAAEKGIEVTNNSYYVDPWYFNCKTDDDQKALVEALSRASKYAERKGVLNVAAAGNENYDLSADSITDETSPNDTTPVPRTIDPRVCLDVPTQLPGVVTVTATGDKGFKSYYSSYGLGVADVSAPGGDKWQVPATPDANGRVLSTVPGGGYGYKQGTSMATPHVAGVAALLKSAHPRATPAQLQAMLKGQATKTACPAQVYDATGTLVDATTCESKWGQTGYYGYGVVDALKAVK
- a CDS encoding sterol desaturase family protein, yielding MPNLPDVVLWSIPAFVLLTVVELVSYRIHPDEDAAGYETKDAVTSLGMGLGSLVFDFLWKIPIALVYAAVYELTPLRVPVLWWTVLLMLLAQDFLYYWQHRGHHVIRILWACHVVHHSSRRFNLTTALRQPWTSATSWPFYLPMIALGVHPAAVAFCYSVNLVYQFWIHTERIGKLPRPVEYVFNTPSHHRVHHASQGSYLDRNFGGILIVWDRMFGSWVGETDRPVFGLTKNIGTYNPLRVATHEYAAIARDVRAAGDWRERAGRVFGGPGWQPAPAPAHAPAPAAASVPGSAAAAVSAPVPARASVPASVPAAAVSAPEHGPGSAPAGVAQPVRGAGA